A DNA window from Solanum lycopersicum chromosome 3, SLM_r2.1 contains the following coding sequences:
- the LOC138347345 gene encoding uncharacterized protein: MMFIQKKNYCEFIVLANKLGKRFLKNKHKRKVEIQQTCHRLQFNRNSSQSSSHRIFRMVRTRATTAPTPAPAEQGASEPTTGAVARGRAAARGRGRGRGRTSSRGRGRSPSPSDTRAVTPPPTEEVIREGEDGENEQVQNEGLPPQPTPEMINQVLAYLSELSDQSLAPPVFSAPTPDISWFHGTSRGNSAENYSAVATDGYNDGLSRLKRTVVLSTMAPKQDRTYARGRSKSVAPSARLVIGSDDERDPEYMPPGTSAPSRSAEVPAPATAAASASSDEADSLDSTSGAPAPVPTLASDQPNRWCVEGQFQVCRCAHMAHRSVEDPAGYR, encoded by the exons ATGAtgttcatccaaaaaaaaaattattgcgaGTTTATTGTTTTGGCAAATAAACTGGGTAAacgatttttgaaaaataaacacaaacGAAAAGTCGAAATTCAG caaacgtgccatcgtcttcaattcaaccgcaactctagccagtcttcgtcacatcggatcttcagg atggttagaactagagcaacaaccgcgccaacaccagcaccggcggaacagggtgcgtctgagccaaccactggggctgtagctagaggaagagcagcggcaagaggccgtggtagaggtcgtgggaggacgtcctctagaggaagaggacgatcacctagcccatctgatactagggcggtgactcctccaccgactgaggaagtaataagagaaggggaggatggggaaaatgaacaagtgcagaatgagggattgccaccccaacctaccccagagatgatcaatcaagttctcgcctatctcagtgagTTGTCTGATCAAAGTCttgcacctccagtgttttctgcaccaacacctgatatatcgtggtttcacg gcacatcacgaggaaattctgcagaaaactactccgcagtagccactgacggatacaacgacggactGTCGCGACTGAAACGGACTGTC gtactatcgactatggcacccaagcaagaccgcacttatgcacgcgggcgatctaagtctgtcgccccgtctgcccgcctggtcatCGGCTCTGacgatgagcgggaccctgaatacatgcccccaggcacctccgccccttccc gatctgctgaggttcctgcacccgccactgctgcagcgtcggcctcgtctgatgaggctgacagtttaGACTCCACATCCGGTGCACCAGCCCCGGTCCCCACCctagcctctgaccagccaaaccggtggtgcgttgaaggccagtttcag gtctgccggtgtgcccatatggcacatagatcagttgaggaccccgcCGGATACCGTTGA